In one window of Falco cherrug isolate bFalChe1 chromosome 10, bFalChe1.pri, whole genome shotgun sequence DNA:
- the TSHZ2 gene encoding teashirt homolog 2 isoform X1: MLLTLPITSNCPPTSGYVQEEDLKEEEDIKEEEEDDDDNNSTAQLQGSNDTGTDEEHEVGPEQKGNFSYQNSPVSHISNQDAENESLLSDGSDHVADIKSICSREPQDPKTSTHPKAQNEAHDCMDKMTAVYANILSDSYWTGLGLGFKLSNSEKRSCDNRNGGNKADFDWHQDALSKSLQQNLPSRPVSKPNLFSSVQLYRQSSKMCGTVFTGASRFRCRQCSAAYDTLVELTVHMNETGHYQDDNHKKDKHRPTSYSKPRKRAFQDMDKEDAQKVLKCMFCGDSFDSLQDLSVHMIKTKHYQKVPLKEPVPTISSKMVTPAKKRVFDVNRPCSPDSTTGSFSDTFSPQKNANLQLSSNNRYGYQNGASYTWQFEACKSQILKCMECGSSHDTLQQLTTHMMVTGHFLKVTSSASKKGKQLVLDPLAVEKMQSLSEAPASDSPVSKSTSKSSAECIAPTSELKKESKKDKVDDANKDEKVKTEEYEDTLQKPLDPTMKYQYLREEDLEDGSKGGGDILKSLENTVTTAINKAQNGAPSWSAYPSIHAAYQLSEGAKPSLPAGSQVLQIRPTITNKLRPIAPKWKVMPLVPISANVAQCTQVKKETDDREEVQKDYAKEGIQAEPASLSQSEREPLLKSEASAEPKKTEPCPLKEENKIKEDSGKEKPVLKEPTAASLSNGCAAANHSSELPCVNPLSALQSVLNNHLGKATEPLQPQSNSSPSSSTISMFHKPNLNMMEKPVLSPAPTPQKPASVSRHYLFENNDQPIDLTKSKGKKAESAQAQSCTSPPQKHALSDIADMVKVLPKATTPKPAASSRIPSMKLEIDVRRFEDVSTEVSTLHKRKGRQSNWNPQHLLILQAQFASSLFQTSEGKYLLSDLGPQERMQISKFTGLSMTTISHWLANVKYQLRKTGGTKFLKNMDKGHPVFYCSDCASQFRTPSTYISHLESHLGFQMKDMNRLAVEQQTKVEQEISRVSVQRSPETIAGEEDTDSKFKCKLCCRTFASKHAVKLHLSKTHSKSPEHHSQFVAEVDEE; encoded by the coding sequence GTTATGTCCAAGAGGAAGAtttaaaggaagaggaagatataaaggaggaggaagaggatgatgATGACAACAACTCAACTGCTCAGCTCCAGGGCAGCAATGACACTGGCACGGATGAGGAACACGAAGTGGGCCCTGAGCAGAAAGGGAACTTTAGTTACCAGAATTCCCCTGTCAGTCATATATCTAACCAGGATGCAGAAAATGAATCACTACTAAGTGACGGTAGTGACCATGTGGCAGatattaaaagcatttgctCTAGAGAGCCACAGGACCCAAAAACCAGCACCCACCCCAAAGCCCAGAATGAAGCACACGATTGCATGGATAAAATGACAGCAGTCTATGCCAACATACTGTCAGACTCTTACTGGACAGGCTTAGGGCTGGGTTTCAAGTTGTCTAACTCTGAAAAGAGGAGTTGTGACAACAGAAATGGAGGGAACAAAGCTGATTTTGATTGGCACCAAGATGCACTGTCAAAAAGCTTACAGCAGAATTTACCTTCCAGACCTGTCTCGAAACCCAACCTGTTCAGCTCGGTCCAACTCTacaggcagagcagcaaaatGTGTGGAACTGTGTTCACGGGCGCCAGCCGGTTTCGGTGCCGGCAGTGCAGCGCTGCCTATGACACACTGGTAGAACTAACGGTTCATATGAATGAGACAGGTCACTACCAAGATGACAACCATAAAAAGGACAAGCACAGACCTACCAGCTACTCAAAGCCCCGAAAAAGGGCTTTCCAGGACATGGACAAGGAAGATGCACAAAAAGTTCTGAAATGTATGTTCTGTGGTGACTCTTTTGATTCTCTTCAAGATCTGAGCGTTCAtatgataaaaacaaaacattaccAAAAAGTGCCTTTGAAGGAGCCGGTACCAACCATTTCTTCAAAAATGGTCACTCCAGCAAAGAAACGTGTGTTTGATGTTAACAGGCCTTGTTCCCCCGATTCCACGACAGGGTCTTTCTCAGATACTTTTTCTCCTCAGAAGAACGCGAACCTGCAGTTATCGTCTAACAACCGCTATGGCTACCAGAATGGCGCCAGCTATACGTGGCAGTTTGAGGCCTGCAAATCCCAGATTTTGAAGTGTATGGAATGTGGAAGTTCCCATGATACCTTGCAGCAGCTCACGACCCACATGATGGTCACTGGCCATTTCTTGAAAGTCACAAGTTCAGcttcaaagaaaggaaagcaactTGTTCTGGATCCTTTAGCTGTGGAAAAAATGCAATCACTGTCTGAAGCACCAGCCAGTGACAGCCCAGTTTCAAAGTCAACCAGTAAATCATCTGCAGAATGCATAGCTCCCACCtctgaactaaaaaaagaaagtaaaaaagataAAGTGGATGATGCAAACAAAGATGAGAAAGTAAAAACTGAAGAGTATGAGGACACTCTTCAGAAACCACTGGATCCCACAATGAAATACCAGTACCTCAGAGAAGAAGATTTAGAAGATGGTTCAAAGGGTGGTGGGGACATTTTAAAGTCCTTGGAGAACACTGTCACAACAGCCATCAATAAAGCTCAAAATGGAGCTCCCAGCTGGAGTGCATATCCCAGCATCCATGCAGCTTACCAGCTCTCAGAAGGAGCTAAGCCGTCTCTGCCTGCGGGTTCCCAAGTACTGCAGATCAGGCCAACAATCACCAATAAACTGAGGCCCATAGCTCCAAAGTGGAAGGTCATGCCTCTGGTCCCTATCTCAGCAAACGTGGCCCAGTGCACTCAAGTAAAGAAGGAAACCGATGACAGGGAGGAGGTACAGAAGGACTATGCTAAAGAGGGCATCCAAGCCGAGCCTGCCTCACTCAGCCAGAGCGAGAGAGAACCTCTCCTCAAATCCGAAGCCTCTGCGGAGCCAAAAAAGACAGAGCCATGTCccttgaaagaagaaaacaaaattaaagaggacagtggaaaagaaaagccagtccTTAAGGAACCAACAGCAGCTTCTCTTAGCAATGGTTGTGCTGCTGCCAACCATTCGTCTGAACTGCCTTGTGTCAACCCCCTCAGTGCGCTGCAGTCGGTACTGAATAACCACTTGGGCAAAGCCACTGAGCCTTTACAGCCTCAATCCAactccagccccagctctaGCACAATTTCTATGTTCCACAAACCTAACTTAAATATGATGGAGAAGCCAGTTTTATCTCCTGCTCCAACCCCACAAAAGCCTGCAAGTGTATCCAGGCActatttgtttgaaaacaatgaTCAGCCTATTGACCTGACCAAATCCAAAGGCAAGAAAGCTGAGTCAGCTCAAGCACAATCTTGTACTTCTCCACCTCAAAAACATGCTCTATCTGACATCGCTGACATGGTCAAAGTTCTTCCCAAAGCTACTACACCAAAACCTGCTGCATCTTCAAGGATCCCATCTATGAAACTGGAAATAGATGTCCGACGCTTTGAGGATGTCTCAACAGAAGTCTCCACTCTGCATAAAAGGAAGGGCAGACAGTCAAACTGGAACCCTCAGCATCTTCTCATTTTGCAAGCTCAGTTTGCTTCCAGCCTCTTCCAGACATCTGAAGGTAAATATTTATTATCAGATCTAGGCCCACAAGAGCGCATGCAGATTTCGAAATTCACTGGACTGTCAATGACCACCATCAGCCACTGGCTGGCAAATGTCAAGTATCAACTTAGGAAAACCGGAGGAACaaagtttttgaaaaacatgGACAAAGGACATCCAGTCTTTTATTGCAGCGACTGTGCATCTCAGTTTCGAACCCCATCTACTTACATTAGCCACTTAGAATCTCATCTAGGTTTCCAAATGAAAGACATGAACAGGCTGGCTGTGGAGCAGCAAACCAAGGTAGAGCAAGAGATCTCCAGAGTTTCAGTTCAAAGATCTCCTGAAACAATAGCTGGAGAAGAGGACACAGACTCTAAGTTCAAATGTAAGTTGTGCTGTCGGACATTTGCAAGCAAACATGCAGTAAAACTTCATCTaagcaaaacacacagcaagTCACCAGAACATCATTCACAATTTGTAGCAGAAGTGGATGAAGAATAA
- the TSHZ2 gene encoding teashirt homolog 2 isoform X2: MPRRKQQAPKRAAGYVQEEDLKEEEDIKEEEEDDDDNNSTAQLQGSNDTGTDEEHEVGPEQKGNFSYQNSPVSHISNQDAENESLLSDGSDHVADIKSICSREPQDPKTSTHPKAQNEAHDCMDKMTAVYANILSDSYWTGLGLGFKLSNSEKRSCDNRNGGNKADFDWHQDALSKSLQQNLPSRPVSKPNLFSSVQLYRQSSKMCGTVFTGASRFRCRQCSAAYDTLVELTVHMNETGHYQDDNHKKDKHRPTSYSKPRKRAFQDMDKEDAQKVLKCMFCGDSFDSLQDLSVHMIKTKHYQKVPLKEPVPTISSKMVTPAKKRVFDVNRPCSPDSTTGSFSDTFSPQKNANLQLSSNNRYGYQNGASYTWQFEACKSQILKCMECGSSHDTLQQLTTHMMVTGHFLKVTSSASKKGKQLVLDPLAVEKMQSLSEAPASDSPVSKSTSKSSAECIAPTSELKKESKKDKVDDANKDEKVKTEEYEDTLQKPLDPTMKYQYLREEDLEDGSKGGGDILKSLENTVTTAINKAQNGAPSWSAYPSIHAAYQLSEGAKPSLPAGSQVLQIRPTITNKLRPIAPKWKVMPLVPISANVAQCTQVKKETDDREEVQKDYAKEGIQAEPASLSQSEREPLLKSEASAEPKKTEPCPLKEENKIKEDSGKEKPVLKEPTAASLSNGCAAANHSSELPCVNPLSALQSVLNNHLGKATEPLQPQSNSSPSSSTISMFHKPNLNMMEKPVLSPAPTPQKPASVSRHYLFENNDQPIDLTKSKGKKAESAQAQSCTSPPQKHALSDIADMVKVLPKATTPKPAASSRIPSMKLEIDVRRFEDVSTEVSTLHKRKGRQSNWNPQHLLILQAQFASSLFQTSEGKYLLSDLGPQERMQISKFTGLSMTTISHWLANVKYQLRKTGGTKFLKNMDKGHPVFYCSDCASQFRTPSTYISHLESHLGFQMKDMNRLAVEQQTKVEQEISRVSVQRSPETIAGEEDTDSKFKCKLCCRTFASKHAVKLHLSKTHSKSPEHHSQFVAEVDEE, encoded by the coding sequence GTTATGTCCAAGAGGAAGAtttaaaggaagaggaagatataaaggaggaggaagaggatgatgATGACAACAACTCAACTGCTCAGCTCCAGGGCAGCAATGACACTGGCACGGATGAGGAACACGAAGTGGGCCCTGAGCAGAAAGGGAACTTTAGTTACCAGAATTCCCCTGTCAGTCATATATCTAACCAGGATGCAGAAAATGAATCACTACTAAGTGACGGTAGTGACCATGTGGCAGatattaaaagcatttgctCTAGAGAGCCACAGGACCCAAAAACCAGCACCCACCCCAAAGCCCAGAATGAAGCACACGATTGCATGGATAAAATGACAGCAGTCTATGCCAACATACTGTCAGACTCTTACTGGACAGGCTTAGGGCTGGGTTTCAAGTTGTCTAACTCTGAAAAGAGGAGTTGTGACAACAGAAATGGAGGGAACAAAGCTGATTTTGATTGGCACCAAGATGCACTGTCAAAAAGCTTACAGCAGAATTTACCTTCCAGACCTGTCTCGAAACCCAACCTGTTCAGCTCGGTCCAACTCTacaggcagagcagcaaaatGTGTGGAACTGTGTTCACGGGCGCCAGCCGGTTTCGGTGCCGGCAGTGCAGCGCTGCCTATGACACACTGGTAGAACTAACGGTTCATATGAATGAGACAGGTCACTACCAAGATGACAACCATAAAAAGGACAAGCACAGACCTACCAGCTACTCAAAGCCCCGAAAAAGGGCTTTCCAGGACATGGACAAGGAAGATGCACAAAAAGTTCTGAAATGTATGTTCTGTGGTGACTCTTTTGATTCTCTTCAAGATCTGAGCGTTCAtatgataaaaacaaaacattaccAAAAAGTGCCTTTGAAGGAGCCGGTACCAACCATTTCTTCAAAAATGGTCACTCCAGCAAAGAAACGTGTGTTTGATGTTAACAGGCCTTGTTCCCCCGATTCCACGACAGGGTCTTTCTCAGATACTTTTTCTCCTCAGAAGAACGCGAACCTGCAGTTATCGTCTAACAACCGCTATGGCTACCAGAATGGCGCCAGCTATACGTGGCAGTTTGAGGCCTGCAAATCCCAGATTTTGAAGTGTATGGAATGTGGAAGTTCCCATGATACCTTGCAGCAGCTCACGACCCACATGATGGTCACTGGCCATTTCTTGAAAGTCACAAGTTCAGcttcaaagaaaggaaagcaactTGTTCTGGATCCTTTAGCTGTGGAAAAAATGCAATCACTGTCTGAAGCACCAGCCAGTGACAGCCCAGTTTCAAAGTCAACCAGTAAATCATCTGCAGAATGCATAGCTCCCACCtctgaactaaaaaaagaaagtaaaaaagataAAGTGGATGATGCAAACAAAGATGAGAAAGTAAAAACTGAAGAGTATGAGGACACTCTTCAGAAACCACTGGATCCCACAATGAAATACCAGTACCTCAGAGAAGAAGATTTAGAAGATGGTTCAAAGGGTGGTGGGGACATTTTAAAGTCCTTGGAGAACACTGTCACAACAGCCATCAATAAAGCTCAAAATGGAGCTCCCAGCTGGAGTGCATATCCCAGCATCCATGCAGCTTACCAGCTCTCAGAAGGAGCTAAGCCGTCTCTGCCTGCGGGTTCCCAAGTACTGCAGATCAGGCCAACAATCACCAATAAACTGAGGCCCATAGCTCCAAAGTGGAAGGTCATGCCTCTGGTCCCTATCTCAGCAAACGTGGCCCAGTGCACTCAAGTAAAGAAGGAAACCGATGACAGGGAGGAGGTACAGAAGGACTATGCTAAAGAGGGCATCCAAGCCGAGCCTGCCTCACTCAGCCAGAGCGAGAGAGAACCTCTCCTCAAATCCGAAGCCTCTGCGGAGCCAAAAAAGACAGAGCCATGTCccttgaaagaagaaaacaaaattaaagaggacagtggaaaagaaaagccagtccTTAAGGAACCAACAGCAGCTTCTCTTAGCAATGGTTGTGCTGCTGCCAACCATTCGTCTGAACTGCCTTGTGTCAACCCCCTCAGTGCGCTGCAGTCGGTACTGAATAACCACTTGGGCAAAGCCACTGAGCCTTTACAGCCTCAATCCAactccagccccagctctaGCACAATTTCTATGTTCCACAAACCTAACTTAAATATGATGGAGAAGCCAGTTTTATCTCCTGCTCCAACCCCACAAAAGCCTGCAAGTGTATCCAGGCActatttgtttgaaaacaatgaTCAGCCTATTGACCTGACCAAATCCAAAGGCAAGAAAGCTGAGTCAGCTCAAGCACAATCTTGTACTTCTCCACCTCAAAAACATGCTCTATCTGACATCGCTGACATGGTCAAAGTTCTTCCCAAAGCTACTACACCAAAACCTGCTGCATCTTCAAGGATCCCATCTATGAAACTGGAAATAGATGTCCGACGCTTTGAGGATGTCTCAACAGAAGTCTCCACTCTGCATAAAAGGAAGGGCAGACAGTCAAACTGGAACCCTCAGCATCTTCTCATTTTGCAAGCTCAGTTTGCTTCCAGCCTCTTCCAGACATCTGAAGGTAAATATTTATTATCAGATCTAGGCCCACAAGAGCGCATGCAGATTTCGAAATTCACTGGACTGTCAATGACCACCATCAGCCACTGGCTGGCAAATGTCAAGTATCAACTTAGGAAAACCGGAGGAACaaagtttttgaaaaacatgGACAAAGGACATCCAGTCTTTTATTGCAGCGACTGTGCATCTCAGTTTCGAACCCCATCTACTTACATTAGCCACTTAGAATCTCATCTAGGTTTCCAAATGAAAGACATGAACAGGCTGGCTGTGGAGCAGCAAACCAAGGTAGAGCAAGAGATCTCCAGAGTTTCAGTTCAAAGATCTCCTGAAACAATAGCTGGAGAAGAGGACACAGACTCTAAGTTCAAATGTAAGTTGTGCTGTCGGACATTTGCAAGCAAACATGCAGTAAAACTTCATCTaagcaaaacacacagcaagTCACCAGAACATCATTCACAATTTGTAGCAGAAGTGGATGAAGAATAA